TGCCATCAAACTGATATCTGTAACAGCAACACCGAAGACTTTTAGATTAAGAAATGATATCTATAACAAAGTCATTATAGTGTACAGAAGGTGCAACCATGTAACGCTTTAAAAGTCCTTATTCTCAATAGACTCACCACCAGGCCCACAGCATTTCAGTAAATGGTGTCATTAAATCGACAAAGACAAACTATGGCCATTGGAAGTTAATACAATACACCAAATAAATTATTGTCCAATAGCTCGTACAGATCCCTGAACCAAGCACCCAACATGGCATGGAAAATGTGCTATGGCACAGAAATCTACTTTTGACACATACTTTTACTACACTGATGGCTATCATTATAGGTGAaaacaattttaaaaaatacattAACATAAATGGACATAGAAACAATCCCCTTCGAAGTAGAAAATGAGCATATAAAACCTTGAAGTACTTCTGAGCTCTGAGAAACAATAGGTCATGGGAAATATTCAGTGTAGCTGGGTACATTGAAAAGCTTAAGAAACAGAGGAAGGTCATGTGAGATGTGGCCATTTCACTTTGGAGCATTTGGAAGAAGATAAACTCTGTCTCCATCAGAACTACAGGGTTTATTGTATAAGACAATGTCAAGGGCTCAAAAGGCACAAAACAAACAGGAAATTGTTACAGCCCTTACAGGTGAAAATTTAAAAGCCTCCTACACTACCAAAGAACTATTAGGTATTCATTAGGGAGACTGCCCAGCAATGGGAACTGGCATTGAAATAGCATTTTGGCAGGGATTGTTAAAAGAGCAAGCATTCAATTAGAAGATGCTCATATAATGCAGTTTAAGGTTTCAAGGATGGGGTGAAATTCTGTGGAATTTTTTTATGCAGAATATCGTACTAGGTACAAAACAGCATAAGACTCATGTCTTCCAACATTCACAAATCATTTTCACTTAGTACTTCGTACACATCAAACAAGGATAACTAGTCAAAAGAGTACAAATTGGAAATTATCATGGATATCACTTCCAGCCAGGAATAAAACGCTATGTCTTGCCAAATGCCTAAAAGTATCCATTTACAGAACCTAACTTACCAGCAGTGTCTATCATGTCATCTAACATTACAGCAACTTTTCCTTTCACATCACCAATAAGATTCATCACCTGCCGAAACCAAATAGGGTTGAAGTGCCATTAGTTACTTCATCTCTATGAAAATATAGTACAAACAAGAGTGGTAACGCCATTATAATTATCAAAACAAGCAGTCACAATACTGGTTTGTAAAACTGATAGTCTAATACAATGAGGATGAAATAATATGTTATAGCCTATAGCAGGTGGAGGAGGCATGCATTGTGTAATTTTAAGATAATTCAATTCTCAAAAGCCTCGGGGAAGAACATACTGTTCGTCCATAACAGCAAGATGTTAAGAAACCTGTGAGTTGTGACTAACAAAAGGAAAGCTCACTGATCTAAAACTTTTAAGTCAAGAGACCCCAGGCTTAACACAAAGTTAAGAAATTTTTACTGACATGCCAGATCATTCAAATTTCTACCAAAACTTATCAAAAAGAAAATCACCTCTGCTACGTTGTGTGCATGCCGTCTTTTATCCACAATGGCTAAAGGTGCATCAGACAACTTCTTGGCAAAGGCACGGGCCCTTGCAACTCCTCCAACATCAGGGGAGACTACGACCAAGTCACTTGAAGCTATACCCTTGCTGGCTAAATAATCAAGTATCACAGGCTACATGCAGATTAAAGAAAGCATAAGACCTTGCAAATGTTAATCCCTACATGTCACCAAAATGGACCTATGTATGCATACACTACCATCAATCAAGACACtcaaatcaaacaaaagaacCTGTTACCTGACAGTATACATGATCGACAGGAATATCAAAATATCCCATTGATTGCCCAGAGTGGAGATCACATGCAAGCACCCTGTTAGCACCGGCCTCTGTAATAAGATTTGCTACTAGTTTGGCAGCAATGGATTCACGGCCTTGAGTCTGAAATAAACAGGTAGACTTCAGCAATAACTTAATAGTACCACTAGGTGACAATTGTGACATGATAATAGGAACCTCAAATTTtgtgatttggacatgatgacACATTGTAAGTCATGTGAGTGACAAACTTGATACTGGTAATTCCAACCTGCATATACCCTACATAACAACAACTGAACCAGAATCACACTAATAGGCGTCCAGCCGTCCAGTCACAAGAATCTCTTCAGTCACAATCAAAGTACCAAGAttaccaattaccaacaaaTGAATCAACCAAGGGTGTTCATTATAAACAAATCAAGATTACTTGCCTTCCTGTCAGCTCTGGCATATCCAAAATACGGAATCACTGCAGTTATGTTTTTTGCTGATGCTCTACGACACGCATCTATCATAATTAAAAGTTCCATCAAATTTTCATTTGCTGGAGGGCTTGTGGGTTGAATGATAAATACATCACACCCTCTCACACTCTCCTCGAGCTGCACATAAATCTCGCCATCAGCAAACCGTTTTATCTTCACTTTTCCAAGCTCTAGACCCATGTACCATGCAACTTCCTGCCACAACAAGCATGAAATGAACAAACCAATAAGATGATTGATATCAATATAAGTAATTTTTAGTAATGTTGCAACTAGAAAacctaaaaagaaaaaggacaGTGATATGAAATCTGAATTGACCTTAGCCAGTGCAGGATTTGCCAAGCCAGAAAACAGTTTCAACCTTGTATTACTCCTGTTTACAGAACTTTCCAACCGTTTCGAGTGCAGGAATTTTGGCAGCGATTGCTCGTCAAGGATTGGGACAGATGGCTTTCCATTAACCAACTTCAACGGCTCAACAGTATTACATTTCTACAAGAAATACAACGCAGAGTTATAGACTACACATCACAAAAGCAAACCATGAATTCAACCTAACATGAGTTCTACTAAAAGACCATCGATCATAGTTGGATCATTCGATTCATTCCTACACTAATAACAGTATAACACTACACATTACTCAAATCTTAGATAACAGACTCTCTGTAAAAACCGGCTTCATACCAATACCGACTTATGAAAGGTGACAGTTTTTTTCGAACATCTTAGAACAGTACTCGCATCATGTGACTTTGAATAGACGGCcataataaacaaaaaaaaaattaaaaactaaaaaaatcactcctaaagcataattcaatcagctgccaagaatacaaattatttaaataaaaaaattaatcatcCATTCTGAtgcacacaaaaaaaaataaaaaactagaaAATCACTcctaaagcataattcaatcaGCTGCTAAGAATACAAaatatttaaacaaaaaaaattaatcatcCATTCTGATGCACATAGAAGCTAATTCTCTGAATAATATATTTCTGAAACTCAAAATCcttgaaaaatgaaaatgactaccataCATTACAAACATGACATCTATAAACAACGAAAAAAATCATCAGAAATCAAAATAACGCCACGCATTAAAAACAATTGAATAAACGAAacgttcaaaataacaaaattgaaaaaataaaatgaaacttACAACGGAGAAAGGGAGAGAGGCGCGAGAAGGCGAGCGAGGAGGAGGGGAGATACTGGGGCAAAAGGACGAAGACGAggaggaagatgaagaagacAAAGAGCGAGGTGCAGGAGACGCCATTGATGAAACTCGGAGACGAAGAAATTGAGAGAGAGGGAGATAGGGTTAGGGTTGGAGTGAAGCGTCGTTTGACATTCACAGaaggagaaagaaagagagGTGAGAGAATGTGGGAGGAGGAATTTGTATGGCGGTAGCAACTCTCTTTTGCAAATTGCAATTGCTATTGCTTTGCTTTGGCTTTCTGCGGAGAATCGGGGTGTTTAATATTTTCTTGGGATGTCGTTACTTTTTTTACAAGTGGATCCAACACTAGGCCCCCCCTTGTCAATTAGGAGGGCCGAGGGAGAGACTAGTGTACGACACGGTAGAGCTGACAAACGTGTCGTATTGTTACTTactaattacggagtatttcaGATGAAGAATCCCTTTTTGACAAGTTTTTGCGTAGGAAGGGGATTAGGCTTTATTAGGAAAAGATCGGGTTGGTTTTAACTTTTTCTTTCCTCATGTTCTGAGGCTTGTTCCCGACTttctctaattattaattaataataattgtcATTTTTGCGTAAAaaaataattacggagtattttatATTAGAAACTATTGTTCGTCAAATGTAGGTTGATTAAAATGTGTTGTATTGCATATTTGCATGTTTGATATTGTGTTGTGtaccaattgtctgttggttcagtggtgattgaggctgaacttggtagggaggatcccgtgttcgatcccccacgACAACAACTATGAGGGGATTGGAACATATTCACTCAGAACTCACCccaaatccggattagccctaaggatgAACCAGGTGCCCGGgtggtacaccaaaaaaaaaaaaaaatgtgttgCGTTGTGTTGATTTAGGGTGAGTTTATCTCGCAAACTCAACCCAAAACTTTAGACTGTGTTGCATCAGTTTTGCACTTACTTTTATCCATTTTTTCTTAATCAGATTACACAAGAGTCTTCCTATTTTCACACGTTATCTCTACAAAAAGGATATGATGTGGCATGATTGATTGGGTTGGGGAAATAAGTAGAGTCTTAATTGAGGCTTGGATTTTCAAACGCACCTTTAAATTTAGACCGGGGGATAAACTTACCCTTAGTGTTTTCTCTTGGTAATATTATGATCTTGCCGTGTaggattttttattattttttgaaggTTTTATCGTGTAGGTTGCAGTCGTGTCAGATAATTTCAAATCTCAAgacatttatttattatttaattattttttcatttaattgtataaaatatttaatttattatatttattaggaaAGTAATCATCCATACGGAGTATCATAAAAGTTGTAAATACTCTGATTTTGTTCCTTAAATGGAGCATGTACGGAGTGTTTTAGTTAGTTACCAAAAAAGCTATGCAACAAAAATAGCCTCTTAGAATGAATGTaaacaaaaatagaaattaTATCATGTGCTAAAACTATTGCAACTCAAAAAACCCGATGGAAGTATACAAGTGTGgagtgtttttcttttttataggGAAAGTATATAGAGGAGTTCATTTAGCAAATACAACAATGAAGTACATGCATTTATACATTAGCTTTTTCATCATTAAAGGTGAAATTTAAATTTAACTGTACAAACTATGACATAGGTGTAGAGAACAATACAACATATAATAGACTTAACATCGCAAGAAATGATTGTGGTAGTTTGTGATGCAAGGCATGAAACACACAACATTGTTAAATGTGATGAGTTAAAGTCGTTGTGTTATGCCTTGTATACAACATGTAGTTTATTATGTCACGCATGCACCCAGATAATATATTTATGTTGTTGAGTGCTTCCAAACTTGTGCTGCTCTTCGCACTCAATTCATAGTTGTTTTTtgatttcttgaatttaaaaGTCATATGACTTTAATTGAACAATGAACTACAAAGTAAAAATAATCAATCTCCAACTTGTAATCATCTTTATTTTATATTGTCATATTTTTGCTTTTAGTTTTCTATAAAACTGAAACGGACCCTTACTTATCACGCTCGTTTTTCAATCTAAAAATGGTAACACAACTATTATCTAAACAAAAATAACTAATAGAAGTACGTAATAATCCAAGAAACAAAGAAAAGGCTACACAAAGAGTATTtcgttcaccttattttcaattttttttttttaaataatctaACTTGATAAACTCACTAGATCATACACAAGCACATATATGAGACGAGATCGACACAGAATTCCGTCCTAAATCTAATTGGTGACAGATAGAATAGTCACCAATcctcttactccctccgtcccttaatactcgcactgctttccttttcgggtcgtcccttaatacttgcaccgcttctataaatggaaaattttaccaatattatattatttctcacacttacctactacccaCCTACACCcttactccctacaaaaaatcatttaaaaattcacaccccccacTCACTACTCCCCCACCCCtttcacatttcccactaactatattaaaaaaataccccactatcaactaacactcattaaattaataagtcaattcaaatgccttaaactccgcaccggtcaaaccggtgcgagtattaagggacggagggagtatatgttaATCATTCTTTCTCTAATTTTTCAATATGAGATACTGGTTTAATATTCACATTTATATTCTCAACATAActaaataaaaatcaaataaatagtacaaatgATACTTCCTCAGTTcaggaaatatcgcaccattcgctttttacattattcacactacgactttggccatttgtTGTGATTCATACGTACGAAAATTTAGTCATGTGAGATCATGTTAGATTTGTATCGATATATATATTATctaaatattactccctccattcctttttgtttttctcGTTTCTATTTCGGGCGTTCCTATATGTTCTTTCCATTTCTTTTTTTGGACATACTTTTTTACCATAAAATTtcccaccatcccttatttaattcattcacatttccctattcacccacccaatcccacttttatgattttttattacttttttaaaaatatattctctctccttcatttgtTTATTACTGTTctttactactttattactttctcCTACATTCAATCATTActtttacacccaatcattacaagataccattttcttaatttccacACCATTTTCCAAACGGGAAGAACATaaagaaacagagggagtacttttttataattttcactTGCATATAATTTGAAATATCAAGAGTCAAAGTAATAGTTAGATGAATAAAAGTCATTTACGGTGCAATATTTCTGGAATAGAGGAAGTATGATAAGATGATCACAAACATCTATATCGAGAAGATCAGATGTTTGAAAACGCAAACGTTTATTCCTCAAAGTGTGCTACAATGCTTAGCTAGTGACTATTGTGTCGTGTAAGGATGTAACTCgtttataaatcatgaaaagtgttactccctccgtcctttaatacttgcaccgcttttcttttcaggtcgtcccttaatatttgcaccgcttctataaatggacatttataccaatattatattatttctcacagttacttactaaccccactACACCCTTATTCTTAAAAACTCccacccccactcaccactttCCACCTTTAcatatttcccactaactatattaaaaaaatactccactatcaactaacacccattaaattaataagtcaattcaaatgtcttaaactccgtaccgatcaaaccggtgcgagtattaagggacggagggagtactttttatTTGAAAGAGAGACACGAGATGATCTGCGTAAAACACACACGTCAGTCAAGGGAACCACCATGACTCCATGAGTCCcacttcccccccccccccccccttggaCTTGATATTGCCATTCATTCAGAATCGCAT
This Spinacia oleracea cultivar Varoflay chromosome 6, BTI_SOV_V1, whole genome shotgun sequence DNA region includes the following protein-coding sequences:
- the LOC110792433 gene encoding ribose-phosphate pyrophosphokinase 2, chloroplastic — its product is MASPAPRSLSSSSSSSSSSFCPSISPPPRSPSRASLPFSVKCNTVEPLKLVNGKPSVPILDEQSLPKFLHSKRLESSVNRSNTRLKLFSGLANPALAKEVAWYMGLELGKVKIKRFADGEIYVQLEESVRGCDVFIIQPTSPPANENLMELLIMIDACRRASAKNITAVIPYFGYARADRKTQGRESIAAKLVANLITEAGANRVLACDLHSGQSMGYFDIPVDHVYCQPVILDYLASKGIASSDLVVVSPDVGGVARARAFAKKLSDAPLAIVDKRRHAHNVAEVMNLIGDVKGKVAVMLDDMIDTAGTITKGAELLHEEGAREVYACCTHAVFSPPAIERLSSGCFQEVIITNTLPVAEKNFFRQLTVLSTANLLGETIWRVHDDSSVSSIFQ